From a single Bacillus pseudomycoides DSM 12442 genomic region:
- a CDS encoding CPBP family intramembrane glutamic endopeptidase, with translation METKLQQIKISWKEFILGTLLVNFIAIIIIGIPLKMTSSLNFIQQKFNNDSLIIVQDFIFDIFYLFILILFILKYTPFQKIIISVCNIKPLYSSQTYLYILLVYIIDTFIDKITNLYSYSAEIQAEHLGIENLYEQSFTINIIAILSIALIGPIQEEIIYRGIILKFFETKYSFLAGLILSSLLFGIAHNYDIAFIISATVTGIMYSLLYKKTNSIFPCIIAHITYNLSTFL, from the coding sequence ATGGAGACAAAATTACAGCAAATTAAAATATCCTGGAAAGAATTTATTTTAGGAACATTGTTAGTCAACTTTATAGCAATAATAATTATAGGTATTCCATTAAAAATGACCAGTTCATTAAATTTCATTCAACAAAAATTTAACAATGATAGTCTTATAATTGTACAAGATTTTATATTTGATATTTTTTATTTATTTATATTGATTCTGTTTATATTAAAATATACACCTTTTCAAAAAATAATTATATCTGTATGCAATATCAAACCTTTATATTCATCTCAAACATATCTATATATTTTATTAGTATATATAATCGATACTTTTATCGATAAAATAACAAATTTATATTCTTATTCTGCTGAAATCCAAGCTGAACATTTAGGAATAGAAAATTTATATGAGCAATCATTCACTATTAATATAATTGCTATCCTATCAATTGCATTAATAGGACCAATTCAAGAAGAAATTATATATCGTGGGATTATACTTAAATTTTTTGAAACAAAATATTCTTTTCTAGCTGGATTAATCCTATCTAGTTTACTATTTGGAATTGCTCATAACTACGATATCGCATTTATTATTTCTGCAACAGTAACGGGAATCATGTATTCATTACTCTACAAAAAAACAAATTCCATTTTCCCTTGCATAATAGCTCATATTACTTACAATCTTTCTACATTTTTATAG
- the proS gene encoding proline--tRNA ligase → MAKEQVQAITKMEEDFAQWYTDIVKKAELVDYSSVKGCMILRPYGYALWENMQKVMDGKLKESGHENVYMPMFIPESLLQKEKDHVEGFAPEVAWVTHGGDEKLAERLCVRPTSETLFCEHFSKIVQSYNDLPKLYNQWCSVVRWEKTTRPFLRTTEFLWQEGHTIHETAEESQEETLNILNLYASFCEDYLAIPVIKGQKTEKEKFAGAKATYTIESLMHDGKALQTGTSHNFGTNFSEAFDIKFLDRNGKWQYVHQTSWGVSTRMIGGLIMVHSDNNGLVMPPKVAPVQVVIVPIAQHKEGVLEKATQLQGRIQKVARVKIDASNKTPGWKFNEYEMKGVPIRLEVGPKDIEKNQVVLVRRDTKEKEFVSMDQLEERITSLLDEIHDSLFNKAKAFRDENTYSVTAFEEMKQAADEKQGFIKAMWCGELACEEKLKEEAGVSSRCIPFEQEELVQECVCCGKKAEHMVYWGKAY, encoded by the coding sequence ATGGCAAAAGAACAAGTTCAAGCTATTACAAAAATGGAAGAAGACTTTGCGCAGTGGTATACCGATATTGTGAAAAAAGCTGAGTTAGTTGATTATTCAAGTGTAAAAGGATGTATGATTTTACGTCCGTATGGATACGCGTTATGGGAAAATATGCAGAAAGTGATGGATGGGAAACTAAAAGAATCCGGTCATGAAAATGTGTATATGCCAATGTTTATTCCAGAGAGCTTACTACAAAAAGAGAAGGATCATGTGGAAGGATTTGCACCTGAAGTAGCATGGGTTACACATGGAGGAGACGAGAAGTTAGCGGAACGACTCTGCGTTCGTCCAACATCTGAAACTTTATTTTGTGAGCATTTTTCAAAAATTGTCCAGTCTTATAATGATTTACCTAAATTATATAATCAGTGGTGTTCGGTTGTCCGTTGGGAAAAAACGACGAGACCATTTCTTCGTACAACTGAGTTTTTATGGCAAGAAGGTCATACAATTCATGAAACGGCAGAAGAATCTCAAGAAGAAACGTTAAACATTTTAAACCTGTATGCCTCTTTCTGTGAAGATTACTTAGCAATTCCAGTAATTAAAGGACAGAAAACGGAAAAAGAAAAATTTGCAGGGGCGAAAGCAACATATACGATTGAAAGTTTAATGCATGATGGAAAAGCGCTTCAAACAGGAACATCTCATAACTTTGGGACTAATTTCTCTGAAGCGTTTGATATTAAATTTTTAGATCGTAATGGAAAATGGCAATATGTACATCAAACATCTTGGGGCGTATCAACAAGAATGATTGGTGGACTTATTATGGTTCATAGTGATAATAACGGGCTAGTGATGCCGCCAAAAGTAGCACCAGTACAAGTTGTTATTGTACCAATTGCTCAGCATAAAGAAGGTGTGTTAGAAAAGGCAACCCAGCTACAAGGACGTATTCAAAAAGTTGCGCGCGTAAAAATAGATGCTAGTAATAAAACGCCAGGTTGGAAATTTAACGAGTATGAAATGAAGGGTGTTCCAATTCGATTAGAAGTTGGTCCAAAAGATATAGAGAAGAATCAAGTGGTACTTGTCAGACGCGATACGAAGGAAAAAGAGTTCGTATCAATGGATCAATTAGAAGAGCGTATCACATCATTACTTGATGAGATTCACGATTCTCTATTTAATAAAGCAAAGGCATTTCGCGATGAAAACACATATAGTGTTACAGCCTTTGAGGAAATGAAGCAAGCGGCTGATGAAAAGCAAGGGTTTATTAAGGCAATGTGGTGTGGTGAGCTGGCTTGTGAAGAAAAATTAAAAGAAGAAGCAGGAGTATCATCGCGTTGTATACCATTTGAGCAAGAAGAATTAGTACAAGAATGTGTATGCTGTGGGAAGAAAGCAGAGCATATGGTGTATTGGGGCAAGGCGTATTAA
- a CDS encoding YesK-like family protein — protein MNGFEVFFIIGAVTILIVFAVSFLLKKQFPKRPFDIIFALILILLCLAFFPFTIFAIGGWDGMGYGIACFFVLVGTIIGMITHQFVKLFRKNYV, from the coding sequence ATGAATGGATTTGAAGTGTTTTTTATAATTGGAGCTGTAACAATTCTCATTGTATTTGCTGTTTCATTTTTATTAAAGAAGCAATTTCCAAAGAGACCGTTTGATATTATATTTGCACTTATTTTAATTCTCCTTTGTTTAGCTTTCTTTCCTTTTACTATCTTCGCTATTGGAGGATGGGATGGAATGGGTTATGGTATTGCATGTTTCTTTGTTTTAGTGGGAACAATCATCGGTATGATTACTCATCAATTTGTAAAACTCTTTCGGAAAAATTATGTGTAA
- a CDS encoding YesK-like family protein, producing the protein METFLIISILTVIVVFFVSFMLRKSFPNRSFDITFGLIIIIICLICFLITLFFIGGFEGMAYGFLCFFILIGTVVGMLLHQIVKLLRAKIKN; encoded by the coding sequence ATGGAAACCTTTTTAATAATTAGTATCCTAACAGTAATTGTTGTTTTCTTTGTGTCGTTCATGTTACGAAAAAGCTTTCCGAATCGCTCATTTGATATTACGTTTGGTCTTATTATCATTATAATTTGTCTAATTTGTTTTCTAATCACGTTATTTTTTATTGGTGGATTTGAAGGTATGGCATATGGTTTCTTATGTTTCTTTATACTAATTGGAACAGTTGTTGGAATGTTACTTCATCAAATTGTAAAATTGCTTAGGGCGAAAATAAAAAATTGA
- a CDS encoding ectonucleotide pyrophosphatase/phosphodiesterase: MGKPLTNHVIVLSFDCLSALDFPILQELPHFRSLIEQGAIAKKVEAIYPSVTYPSHATIVTGNYPNKHGVVSNTLLQPGRESPDWHWYRRSIKGTTLYDEARKANLTTAALLWPVTGRAKIDYNLPEIFPNRPWQNQVLVSLFSGSPLYQLDLNRRFGHIRKGLSQPELDDFVLASAVHTIQTKKPNVMFVHFTDLDTQRHYHGFSSTETTAAIQRHDERLGKIIKALKVTGIYEASTIIALGDHSALSENKAIQLNVLFHQKGLISVNQDGKLTNWKAYCQSCDGSAYVHVKDKNDIQTIQVVQHLLEELLQDKQNGIEFILHDEGAKERGADGNCLFMLEAREGYYFTENYTGEFIKEISEKDVTPSKKYTFGTHGYSPTKPNYETIFIAAGKGIRQGAIIPYMRLIDEGPTIARLLGLYLGETDGTIIEDLLQL, from the coding sequence ATGGGCAAGCCATTAACAAATCATGTAATTGTTTTATCTTTTGACTGTTTATCAGCTTTAGATTTTCCTATATTACAAGAACTTCCTCATTTTCGGTCTTTAATAGAACAAGGTGCAATTGCAAAAAAAGTAGAAGCTATTTATCCTTCTGTAACATATCCAAGTCACGCCACTATTGTAACTGGTAACTATCCTAACAAACATGGTGTTGTAAGCAATACATTACTTCAGCCTGGCAGGGAATCACCAGATTGGCATTGGTACCGCCGTTCTATTAAAGGAACGACATTATATGACGAGGCACGAAAAGCGAATTTAACAACAGCTGCACTTCTATGGCCTGTTACAGGAAGAGCAAAAATTGACTACAACTTACCTGAAATTTTTCCAAACAGACCGTGGCAAAATCAAGTTCTTGTTTCATTATTTAGTGGAAGCCCGTTGTATCAGCTAGATTTAAATCGTCGTTTTGGCCATATTAGAAAAGGGTTGTCACAGCCCGAACTTGATGATTTTGTCCTCGCCTCAGCCGTACATACCATACAAACAAAAAAACCGAACGTCATGTTTGTTCACTTTACAGATTTAGATACACAAAGGCATTATCATGGATTTTCTTCTACAGAGACAACAGCTGCTATTCAGCGGCACGATGAGAGACTGGGGAAGATTATCAAAGCATTAAAAGTAACTGGTATATACGAAGCAAGTACAATTATTGCCCTCGGTGATCATAGCGCTCTAAGTGAGAATAAGGCTATTCAATTAAATGTTCTTTTCCATCAAAAAGGACTCATTTCAGTAAATCAAGATGGCAAATTAACAAACTGGAAAGCTTATTGCCAAAGCTGTGATGGCTCTGCTTATGTACATGTAAAGGATAAAAATGATATCCAAACTATACAAGTTGTCCAACACCTTCTTGAAGAACTCCTTCAAGATAAACAAAATGGAATCGAATTTATCCTTCATGATGAAGGCGCAAAAGAGCGCGGTGCTGATGGAAACTGCCTTTTTATGCTTGAAGCAAGAGAAGGCTATTACTTCACCGAAAACTACACAGGAGAGTTTATAAAAGAAATCTCGGAAAAAGATGTAACTCCCAGTAAAAAATACACGTTCGGTACGCATGGCTATTCTCCAACAAAACCAAACTATGAGACCATCTTCATCGCCGCTGGAAAAGGCATTCGCCAAGGTGCAATTATTCCTTATATGCGTCTCATTGACGAAGGACCGACCATTGCACGGTTGCTCGGATTATACCTTGGTGAAACTGACGGAACTATAATAGAGGATTTACTTCAATTGTAA
- a CDS encoding MFS transporter, with translation MKKMSRQEKSWILYDWANSVYSLVITTALFPIYFKAAAKEAGLSGATSTAYWGYANSLSTLLISILAPILGTIADYKGFKKRFFTFFFGLGIIFTSMLAVVPTSQWYLLLGCYMLALVGFAGANIFYDAFLVDITTEDRMTRISTRGFALGYIGSTIPFIGCLTLIILAQKGTIPLSVGIASQISFAITALWWGLFTIPMLKNVEQTHYIERHPKPITMSFKRLANTFKNIRQYRTVFLFLLAYFFYIDGVDTIITMSTAYGTDLGISATNLLIILFVTQIVACPFALVYGKLSETFKDKKMLYVGVIIYIIICAYAYFLKTTLDFWILAMLVATSQGGIQALSRSYFAKLVPKESANEFFGFYNIFGKFAAIMGPVLVGVTTQLTGRTNAGVLSIIVLFIIGGFILTRVPENATSVTPPAPKSETL, from the coding sequence ATGAAAAAAATGTCCAGACAAGAAAAAAGCTGGATATTGTATGACTGGGCCAACTCGGTATACTCGCTCGTCATTACAACTGCACTATTTCCTATTTATTTCAAAGCTGCTGCAAAAGAAGCAGGTCTATCTGGAGCAACTTCAACAGCTTATTGGGGATATGCAAATTCTCTCTCAACACTTTTAATTTCTATTCTCGCTCCTATTCTCGGTACAATTGCCGATTATAAAGGCTTTAAAAAACGCTTTTTCACATTCTTTTTTGGACTCGGTATTATATTTACAAGTATGCTAGCTGTTGTTCCAACATCACAGTGGTATTTACTACTAGGCTGCTATATGCTCGCTTTAGTTGGATTTGCTGGAGCAAACATTTTCTATGATGCATTTTTAGTAGATATCACAACAGAAGATCGAATGACCCGAATTTCAACTCGTGGTTTTGCATTAGGCTATATCGGAAGTACAATTCCATTTATTGGATGCCTCACTCTAATTATCCTTGCCCAAAAAGGAACAATCCCATTATCAGTTGGTATCGCCAGTCAAATTTCCTTTGCAATTACAGCTCTTTGGTGGGGATTATTTACGATTCCGATGCTCAAAAATGTGGAACAAACGCATTATATTGAAAGGCATCCAAAACCGATCACAATGAGTTTTAAGCGCCTAGCTAATACATTTAAAAATATCCGTCAATATCGCACTGTATTTTTGTTCTTGCTTGCTTATTTCTTCTACATTGATGGCGTCGATACAATTATTACAATGTCCACAGCTTATGGCACAGACCTTGGTATTAGTGCGACAAACTTACTTATTATTTTATTTGTAACACAAATTGTCGCTTGTCCATTCGCCTTGGTGTATGGGAAACTATCTGAAACGTTCAAAGACAAGAAAATGCTTTATGTCGGTGTTATTATTTATATCATTATTTGTGCATACGCTTATTTCTTAAAAACAACACTCGACTTTTGGATTTTAGCAATGCTTGTCGCAACTTCTCAAGGCGGAATTCAAGCGCTCAGCCGCTCATATTTTGCAAAGTTGGTACCGAAAGAATCTGCAAATGAATTCTTCGGATTCTATAATATTTTCGGTAAGTTCGCAGCTATTATGGGACCCGTATTAGTCGGTGTAACAACTCAGCTAACAGGAAGAACAAATGCTGGTGTACTAAGCATTATCGTTTTATTTATAATCGGCGGATTCATACTAACACGAGTACCAGAAAATGCGACTTCTGTTACACCACCTGCTCCAAAATCGGAAACACTATAA
- a CDS encoding helix-turn-helix transcriptional regulator, translating into MYQIYTDIVKIILQARRKDVKNQIYALRTENHISQGALADKCKVSRQTINAIENNKYDPSLALAFRLAEVLGTTVDKLFLYKQ; encoded by the coding sequence ATGTACCAAATATATACTGATATTGTAAAAATAATTTTACAGGCTAGGAGAAAAGATGTGAAAAACCAAATTTACGCATTGCGCACTGAAAATCATATTTCACAAGGTGCATTAGCTGATAAATGTAAAGTATCGAGACAGACGATAAATGCAATTGAAAATAATAAATATGATCCAAGTTTAGCTCTGGCATTTCGTTTAGCTGAAGTATTAGGGACAACGGTTGATAAATTATTTTTGTATAAGCAGTAG
- a CDS encoding MFS transporter, translating into MKSLFKNRAFMLVMASDILQQFAIWIRNMALLYFVMERTNNDPVSVSLLSVMEYAPIFVFSFIGGALADRWNPKRTMVVGDMLSMVSIIGIVFLLKMDYWQAIFFAALVSAVVGQFSQPSSSRIFKRYVEEKHVANAIAINQTLQSLFMIFGPVVGSIVYTQLGLFISLYSLIGLFVLSAITLPFLPRWIEKEKTEGISLWNDIKEGWRYVLQTKNLCMITITFAIIGLAVGLTNPLEIFLVIERLGMEKEAVQYLAAADGIGMLIGGVVAAVFASKVNPKKMFVFGMGVLAMSFLVEGLSTSFWITSLMRFGTGICLACVNIVVGTLMIQLVPENMVGRVNGTILPLFMGTMLIGNSLAGGLKEATSLIIVFCIAMSLILLAILPILRMRINEEVRNKKEDANQKGVTDSLV; encoded by the coding sequence ATGAAATCTTTATTTAAAAATCGAGCATTTATGCTTGTTATGGCGTCTGATATTTTACAGCAGTTTGCAATTTGGATTCGAAATATGGCACTTTTGTATTTCGTTATGGAGCGAACAAATAATGATCCCGTTTCAGTTTCATTATTATCGGTTATGGAATACGCACCCATTTTTGTTTTTTCATTCATTGGTGGTGCGTTAGCAGATCGTTGGAATCCGAAACGAACGATGGTAGTAGGGGATATGCTGAGTATGGTATCTATTATTGGAATTGTGTTCTTGTTAAAAATGGATTATTGGCAGGCTATATTTTTTGCAGCGCTTGTTTCAGCGGTTGTTGGACAATTTTCTCAGCCTTCATCGTCACGAATATTTAAACGCTACGTAGAAGAAAAACATGTTGCAAATGCAATTGCAATAAACCAAACGCTACAGTCACTATTTATGATTTTTGGGCCAGTTGTAGGATCGATTGTTTATACACAGCTTGGGTTGTTTATTTCACTATATAGCTTAATTGGATTGTTTGTGTTATCGGCTATTACTCTTCCGTTTTTACCAAGATGGATAGAAAAAGAGAAAACTGAGGGTATTTCATTATGGAATGATATAAAAGAGGGATGGAGGTATGTCCTTCAAACAAAAAATTTATGTATGATTACAATTACTTTCGCAATTATTGGATTAGCAGTAGGATTAACAAATCCATTAGAAATATTTCTTGTTATTGAACGATTGGGAATGGAGAAGGAGGCTGTTCAATATTTAGCAGCTGCTGATGGAATAGGTATGCTCATTGGAGGCGTCGTTGCAGCAGTCTTTGCTTCAAAAGTGAATCCGAAAAAAATGTTTGTGTTTGGTATGGGTGTTTTGGCTATGTCTTTTCTTGTAGAAGGACTGTCTACATCATTTTGGATTACTAGTTTGATGCGGTTTGGAACGGGAATTTGCTTAGCTTGTGTGAACATTGTGGTTGGAACACTTATGATTCAGCTTGTACCGGAGAATATGGTAGGACGTGTAAATGGTACAATTTTACCGCTTTTTATGGGAACTATGTTAATTGGAAATTCACTAGCTGGGGGATTAAAAGAAGCGACTTCACTTATTATTGTATTTTGTATAGCGATGTCACTTATTTTACTCGCGATTTTACCAATTTTACGTATGAGAATAAATGAAGAAGTTAGAAATAAAAAAGAGGATGCAAATCAAAAGGGGGTTACGGATTCTTTGGTGTAG